In Porites lutea chromosome 7, jaPorLute2.1, whole genome shotgun sequence, a single window of DNA contains:
- the LOC140944530 gene encoding uncharacterized protein yields MSAVEYNSLLFEISQRLDDLDVGRKLLVMCRGKVAHRNEENMQDVHVFSLFEEFEQNGFLGPDKLTTLKDLLKGLKEWSLFGHVKTFEIKRKEYNCLLERIILDLDQLDCPEQLVAICSDRIPEERHSSIQDVRSLFKELEINDSLGIDQLEVLKEILTQKVKTDLLQKVVELEERRNEEDEFEWRKAQAAAIASSASSNLAGVLNIKTVFKVAAGGAFIASAYQLLRHGCTYDQLVTAVSTCVLPAGVQLIHIAEGSVILKVQAEDILALDTLWNSYTDGTLRKSLQALFITDEMRELADGEQLEVSVTIEQEEYEKARKELINEAEGSGREETSLPCSGKKR; encoded by the exons ATGTCTGCTGTCGAATACAACAGTTTACTCTTCGAAATAAGCCAGAGGCTAGACGACCTGGATGTAGGCAGGAAGTTATTAGTTATGTGCAGAGGAAAGGTGGCGCACCGCAACGAAGAAAATATGCAGGATGTCCATGTCTTCTCGTTGTTTGAAGAATTTGAGCAGAATGGCTTTCTTGGTCCTGACAAGTTAACAACTTTGAAAGATCTGTTGAAGGGCTTGAAAGAATGGTCTCTTTTCGGACATGTCAAAACATTTGAAATTAAACGAAAAGAATATAACTGCTTGCTGGAGAGAATCATTCTTGATCTCGACCAACTCGATTGTCCCGAACAACTTGTCGCCATTTGCAGTGATAGAATACCGGAAGAGAGACATAGCAGCATACAAGATGTTAGATCACTTTTCAAGGAACTAGAAATCAATGACTCTTTAGGGATTGACCAGCTGGAGGTCCTGAAGGAGATTTTGACCCAAAAGGTAAAAACCGATCTACTTCAGAAAGTGGTGGAGCttgaagaaagaagaaatgaagaGGATGAATTTGAATGGCGGAAAG CACAAGCAGCTGCGATTGCGTCGTCGGCTAGCAGCAATTTAGCGGGAG TCCTGAACATAAAAACAGTGTTCAAAGTGGCTGCAGGGGGTGCATTTATAGCTTCTGCCTATCAGTTGTTGAGGCATGGCTGTACATATGATCAGTTGGTAACTGCTGTTAGTACCTGCGTTCTTCCAGCTGGCGTTCAACTGATACACATAGCTGAGGGGAGCGTTATTCTAAAAGTTCAAGCTGAAGACATTTTAGCTCTTGACACCTTGTGGAATTCATACACTGACGGAACGCTTAGAAAATCCCTGCAAGCCTTATTTATCACAGACGAAATGAGAGAACTTGCTGATGGAGAGCAGTTAGAAGTTTCTGTCACCATTGAGCAAGAAGAATATGAGAAAGCACGTAAAGAGTTAATTAATGAAGCAGAAG GGTCAGGAAGAGAGGAAACGTCATTACCTTGCTCAGGAAAAAAGCGATGA